A DNA window from uncultured Methanoregula sp. contains the following coding sequences:
- a CDS encoding PEGA domain-containing protein, with the protein MAYISGLGTSDWLPVIILVISLTFIVSVVSAANSLTINVKDARTRENVGDALVYLDGGYIGTTTPGNGGKLVIDDVASKTHTIRVTKENYKEVTKKFVYPSESALEISLSKGPLVSLNANGPTANGINVVFYPSSTAYSCTDKKVIQTPVYMTDETRFRTDVESVIRQTYLELDKVTSPSDPLPAGFQDKFNFYYYYDPSAPADAFSGCAGSVPESYWKDVTFSDITVILYPSYTGLYSDASCQPTGCFQNFGPGRSLMKAPANQASLVRHETGHAVFELIDTYCGSTYYYENDPHANVWSSREACRSDATSNNRDPELCRQIEQKSIGTSAACIKDFWRWDPNPDIMGQGYGGKFGAAATQRINYVISKAEAG; encoded by the coding sequence ATGGCATATATCTCCGGACTTGGAACAAGCGACTGGCTACCGGTAATCATACTGGTAATATCCCTTACGTTCATCGTATCCGTTGTTTCAGCCGCCAATTCGCTCACCATCAATGTCAAAGATGCCAGGACCCGGGAGAACGTGGGTGATGCGCTTGTGTATCTGGATGGAGGATACATCGGAACTACTACGCCTGGCAATGGCGGGAAACTTGTCATAGATGATGTGGCATCCAAGACTCATACGATACGGGTAACAAAAGAGAATTACAAGGAAGTGACAAAAAAATTTGTGTACCCGTCGGAGTCCGCACTTGAGATCTCCCTTTCGAAAGGCCCTCTTGTGTCCCTCAACGCAAACGGTCCCACCGCGAACGGGATCAACGTGGTTTTCTATCCATCATCAACCGCCTACAGCTGTACCGATAAGAAAGTGATCCAGACTCCCGTTTATATGACCGACGAGACCCGGTTCCGGACCGATGTGGAGTCGGTAATCCGCCAGACCTACCTGGAGCTCGACAAGGTGACATCCCCCTCCGACCCGCTTCCCGCCGGATTCCAGGATAAATTCAATTTCTATTATTATTACGATCCATCAGCTCCTGCGGATGCTTTCTCCGGTTGTGCCGGTTCGGTTCCTGAAAGTTACTGGAAGGATGTCACATTCAGCGATATCACGGTTATCCTGTACCCTTCGTATACCGGCCTGTACAGCGATGCATCCTGCCAGCCGACCGGCTGTTTCCAGAATTTCGGGCCGGGACGCAGCCTCATGAAAGCCCCTGCAAACCAGGCATCTCTCGTCAGGCATGAGACCGGTCATGCTGTGTTCGAACTGATCGATACTTATTGCGGCAGCACATATTATTATGAGAACGATCCCCATGCCAATGTCTGGTCCTCCCGGGAAGCCTGCAGATCGGATGCGACATCCAATAACCGGGACCCGGAACTCTGCCGGCAGATAGAGCAGAAGAGTATTGGTACTTCTGCAGCCTGCATCAAGGATTTCTGGCGATGGGATCCGAATCCTGATATCATGGGACAAGGCTACGGCGGCAAATTCGGGGCTGCAGCAACGCAGCGCATCAACTATGTTATCTCAAAAGCGGAGGCGGGATGA
- a CDS encoding response regulator, which translates to MMIQKILTGFLVIGLVAILSMPVAAAPPQPDYNKIVDIQLKYDATGYSVSSLEVRYGKAPNLNLRSGSLTGSILDTKGTVLKTFSMQQPAVAYGDILGSLPGESLIGYTEQQGAGAMTITVPYLPGMDKFVLSNTNDGAVLATADLAPTVTLFCADYPNDPDCQIRIAGEKSTAPDTSMYLVLAAVLSASVLLAAGFAVMTIRKRSGRSETPEKQTILIVDDNPDIVDMLHLLLERKGYTTLMAQSGKEALDIFKKHVPDLVLLDIMMEPMDGWQTLEEIRKTHDAKSLPVLMLTAKRLTAEEARKYRLYMDDYLQKPCEPAELYAAVEYFLERKQKFQDALNLAQKAGVETEKVTELAQLHRRISINKKLLDILHVPQAVPVAADLDILDTMSVADYINVKTRDNEKRVAQLRTEINHSFRSKGLPELNW; encoded by the coding sequence ATGATGATTCAAAAGATCCTGACCGGGTTTCTGGTAATCGGCCTTGTGGCAATCCTGTCCATGCCGGTTGCCGCAGCACCGCCCCAGCCGGATTACAATAAAATTGTCGACATTCAGCTGAAATACGATGCAACCGGCTATTCGGTCTCCTCTCTTGAGGTCAGGTATGGAAAAGCTCCCAACCTGAATCTCCGATCCGGCAGCCTGACCGGATCGATCCTGGATACGAAGGGAACCGTGCTCAAAACCTTCTCCATGCAGCAGCCCGCGGTTGCGTATGGCGATATCCTGGGATCCCTTCCCGGGGAGAGCCTGATCGGATACACCGAGCAGCAGGGTGCCGGGGCAATGACGATAACGGTTCCTTACCTCCCGGGCATGGATAAGTTTGTCCTTTCCAATACCAATGACGGGGCGGTTCTCGCAACTGCAGACCTGGCCCCGACCGTAACCCTGTTCTGTGCCGATTATCCCAATGATCCCGATTGCCAGATCAGAATAGCCGGTGAAAAATCCACTGCCCCGGACACCTCCATGTATCTTGTCCTTGCAGCGGTTCTCTCCGCGTCAGTGCTCCTGGCTGCAGGTTTTGCGGTAATGACGATCCGGAAGAGATCGGGCAGATCAGAGACTCCTGAAAAACAGACGATCCTTATCGTTGACGACAACCCGGATATCGTCGATATGCTCCACCTGCTCCTGGAGAGGAAAGGCTATACAACCCTCATGGCCCAGAGCGGGAAGGAAGCCCTTGATATCTTCAAGAAGCATGTCCCCGACCTGGTTCTCCTGGATATCATGATGGAGCCGATGGACGGGTGGCAGACCCTGGAGGAGATCCGCAAGACCCATGATGCCAAATCCCTTCCCGTCCTGATGCTCACGGCAAAACGGCTCACTGCCGAAGAAGCCAGGAAATACCGGCTCTACATGGATGATTATCTCCAGAAACCCTGCGAGCCGGCTGAGCTTTATGCAGCGGTCGAGTATTTCCTTGAGCGGAAACAGAAGTTCCAGGATGCGCTGAACCTTGCACAGAAAGCCGGTGTCGAGACGGAGAAAGTCACTGAACTGGCCCAGCTCCACCGGCGCATATCGATCAACAAGAAACTTCTCGATATCCTCCATGTGCCCCAGGCGGTACCGGTGGCAGCGGACCTGGACATCCTCGATACCATGTCGGTTGCCGATTACATCAATGTCAAGACCCGCGATAACGAGAAACGCGTAGCCCAGCTCAGAACCGAGATCAACCATTCGTTCCGGTCCAAAGGCCTGCCGGAGCTCAACTGGTAA
- a CDS encoding DUF1616 domain-containing protein, which translates to MAPEQHPYDTLIDAFAGMRVPTDLLICYLWLLGALLCIYIPYLNESFLRILFGIPLVLFIPGYALIAALFPAAKDIDLIERVALSFGLSIALVPLTGLVLNYTPFGIRLDPIVICLSVLTIVLCLAAQYRRIRLPAEDRFVVPFVQMQQGIRNEFFPQNEATSRIDRILSIVLLVAIIAAVATTVFVIVVPKEGEKFTEFFILGENQKAADYPTTLLAGQTGSLFIGIGNHEYRPINYTVETYFVTMDFDEKTNTTTLSSMKPVDRFVVPVSHNQTVIQPYSFSPGSTQFNRIEFLLFNETVPGEKVIGMDRINQSYRDLHLWVTVRSLK; encoded by the coding sequence ATGGCCCCGGAGCAGCATCCCTATGATACCCTGATCGATGCATTCGCCGGCATGAGAGTCCCCACCGACCTTCTCATCTGCTATCTCTGGCTTCTGGGTGCCCTGCTCTGCATATACATCCCGTACCTGAATGAATCGTTCCTCCGGATCCTCTTTGGCATTCCTCTTGTCCTCTTCATCCCCGGGTATGCCCTCATTGCTGCCCTCTTTCCGGCAGCAAAGGATATCGATCTGATCGAGCGCGTGGCGCTCTCGTTCGGTCTTTCGATCGCCCTTGTCCCGCTCACAGGTCTTGTCCTGAACTATACCCCGTTCGGGATCCGGCTCGATCCGATTGTTATCTGTCTGAGCGTGCTCACCATCGTGCTGTGCCTTGCTGCCCAGTACCGCAGGATACGCCTGCCTGCCGAAGACCGGTTCGTGGTCCCGTTTGTTCAGATGCAGCAGGGAATCCGGAATGAGTTTTTCCCGCAGAATGAGGCGACTTCACGGATCGATCGCATCCTTTCCATTGTTTTGCTTGTCGCGATCATAGCTGCCGTTGCCACGACCGTCTTTGTTATCGTTGTTCCCAAGGAAGGCGAGAAGTTCACGGAATTTTTCATCCTTGGCGAGAACCAGAAAGCAGCGGATTACCCGACAACGCTCCTTGCCGGCCAGACCGGGTCCCTCTTTATCGGCATCGGCAACCACGAGTACCGCCCGATCAATTATACGGTCGAGACGTATTTTGTCACCATGGATTTTGATGAAAAGACCAATACCACTACGCTCTCCTCCATGAAACCCGTTGACCGGTTCGTGGTTCCGGTCTCGCACAACCAGACCGTTATCCAGCCGTATTCGTTCTCCCCGGGAAGCACGCAGTTCAACCGGATCGAATTCCTCCTGTTCAACGAGACCGTCCCCGGTGAAAAGGTTATCGGCATGGACCGGATAAACCAGAGTTACCGCGATCTCCATCTCTGGGTTACGGTCAGATCGTTGAAATAA
- a CDS encoding DUF4350 domain-containing protein: MLHLSTNNLEFSRYNTGWNGTSSFFSDLDRHRISYVYEQEALTKSPGNSTLLVIAPKNHSAPAALAAYRKFLNDGNTIILADDFGTGNEILKGLGSHISILPGNLSSLDRRYLNSYMVVAYREAGNATFGDLPASMALDRPAALEGGTPLMLSSVMSWIDANGDRRLNTIEDMGTFPVMSSETMGGGKIIVLSDPSILINSMYTQPENSDDRELIRSVLKNDGPVLVDQMNSRTADASGISEILHVIRTTIIIEISVLCLLVLTLAWAWKKKTI, translated from the coding sequence GTGCTGCATCTCTCTACGAACAACCTGGAGTTCTCGCGGTACAACACCGGCTGGAACGGCACGTCCTCGTTCTTCTCCGATCTCGACCGGCACCGGATCTCGTATGTTTACGAGCAGGAAGCCCTGACAAAAAGTCCCGGCAACAGCACGCTCCTTGTCATTGCTCCGAAGAATCACTCGGCTCCTGCGGCGCTTGCCGCTTACAGGAAATTTCTCAATGACGGCAACACGATAATCCTTGCCGACGATTTCGGGACAGGAAACGAGATCCTCAAAGGTCTTGGGAGCCACATCTCGATCCTTCCCGGGAACCTCTCGAGCCTGGACCGGCGGTACCTGAATTCGTACATGGTGGTGGCATACCGGGAAGCCGGCAATGCCACTTTTGGAGACCTGCCGGCAAGCATGGCACTGGACCGACCCGCTGCGCTGGAAGGCGGCACACCCCTGATGCTCTCCTCGGTCATGAGCTGGATCGATGCAAACGGGGATCGCCGGCTCAACACGATCGAGGATATGGGAACCTTCCCGGTCATGTCGTCCGAGACCATGGGAGGCGGGAAGATAATCGTCCTTTCAGACCCGAGCATCCTTATCAACTCGATGTACACCCAGCCCGAGAACAGCGACGACCGGGAACTTATCCGGAGCGTGCTTAAGAACGATGGCCCGGTGCTTGTCGACCAGATGAATTCCCGGACTGCTGACGCAAGCGGCATCAGCGAAATTCTTCATGTTATACGAACAACGATTATTATAGAAATTAGCGTATTATGCCTGCTCGTGCTCACCCTGGCATGGGCCTGGAAAAAGAAGACAATTTAG
- a CDS encoding DUF4129 domain-containing protein, giving the protein MKKRACFAVLAIMVTAILVALALSISNPLLYSLDKDTFPSRFHENAEALRQQSLNSTTDIDPELQDFIDFTGPVSLNIRIHDIDQARRELERFGKSHQSIKNLVVKLDMNESEIQELERDTALQKQILESLFNTSLSLDTLQAMEVQYHEQNNEDMLTTIRLQGDELRKKVQGMSGKYRNATESVIKNGKKLGLNVTKAEESQKYVDAIIKEIEQPEAARQIAVDTRLIPGEDRISLFIRPNSGRYRDIIEYQGISLTLKGNNTVRAAGIPITIYSEEIPLVQTTTDVFGYYNVKVPIERALIGPNTIYARSPTSRSVNRTLTAIGVDSVTTLQVSKPDSDGNVICNGSVVANVPVRSASVQIEWDKSQVLVTKTDAKGEYKKTLQLPPGSHTIIARFSGDDYPIYPSESAPVTVDISLIPGVDMDYRFITLVMAGIVILFLFLGAGFFYFRRMSQRKTHMLDLIQKIIPGSKQDPGPAEDDATKGEEDPGILQDIPAYSDETIIMYYRRILSEHGLSAASRVVYQQLAGRVARDLRIRKHQALTPREMARTCKGKAYCGTFARFTAAYERIRYGRQHEDKDRTVFETAAELTDEQTGGENH; this is encoded by the coding sequence ATGAAGAAGAGAGCGTGCTTTGCAGTCCTCGCCATCATGGTCACCGCAATACTTGTCGCGCTTGCTCTTTCCATCTCAAATCCCCTCCTCTATTCCCTGGATAAGGATACCTTCCCCTCCCGGTTTCACGAGAATGCCGAAGCCCTGCGGCAGCAGTCGCTCAACAGCACAACGGATATCGATCCGGAACTCCAGGACTTCATCGATTTCACGGGCCCGGTCTCGCTGAATATCCGGATCCACGATATCGATCAGGCCCGCAGGGAACTCGAACGGTTCGGGAAAAGCCACCAGTCTATCAAGAACCTGGTAGTCAAGCTCGATATGAACGAGAGCGAGATCCAGGAGCTCGAGAGGGACACGGCGCTCCAGAAACAGATCCTGGAGTCCCTTTTCAATACCTCGCTCTCCCTCGATACCCTGCAGGCCATGGAAGTCCAGTACCATGAGCAGAACAACGAGGATATGCTCACCACGATCCGGCTGCAGGGCGACGAACTCCGTAAAAAAGTGCAGGGGATGAGCGGGAAATACCGGAATGCAACGGAAAGTGTCATAAAAAACGGCAAAAAACTGGGCCTCAATGTGACAAAAGCCGAGGAGAGCCAGAAGTATGTCGACGCGATCATAAAAGAGATCGAACAGCCCGAGGCGGCACGGCAGATTGCTGTCGATACGAGGCTCATCCCCGGGGAAGACCGGATATCGCTCTTCATCAGGCCGAACTCCGGGAGATACCGGGATATCATCGAATACCAGGGCATATCCCTGACCCTCAAGGGAAACAATACCGTCCGGGCAGCGGGGATCCCCATCACCATTTACTCAGAAGAGATCCCGCTTGTCCAGACCACGACCGATGTTTTCGGATATTACAATGTCAAAGTCCCCATAGAGCGGGCCCTTATCGGACCCAATACCATCTATGCCCGGTCGCCCACGTCCCGGTCGGTAAACCGGACCCTGACTGCGATCGGGGTCGATTCGGTGACAACCCTGCAGGTGAGTAAACCGGACAGCGATGGGAATGTTATCTGCAATGGATCGGTTGTCGCAAATGTTCCGGTCAGGTCGGCGTCAGTCCAGATCGAATGGGACAAAAGCCAGGTTCTTGTCACCAAGACCGATGCAAAAGGAGAGTATAAGAAAACGCTCCAGCTCCCGCCCGGCAGTCATACGATCATTGCTCGGTTCAGCGGCGATGATTATCCGATCTACCCCTCCGAGAGCGCCCCCGTAACCGTGGATATATCGCTCATCCCGGGCGTTGATATGGATTACCGGTTCATCACGCTGGTTATGGCCGGCATCGTGATCCTCTTCCTGTTCCTTGGGGCGGGTTTCTTCTATTTCCGCCGGATGTCCCAGCGAAAAACCCATATGCTCGACCTTATACAGAAGATCATTCCCGGATCAAAACAGGATCCGGGTCCGGCTGAGGACGATGCCACGAAAGGAGAAGAGGATCCGGGCATCCTGCAGGATATCCCCGCGTACTCAGACGAGACCATAATCATGTACTACAGGCGGATACTCAGTGAACACGGCCTGAGCGCAGCCTCCCGGGTAGTGTACCAGCAGCTGGCCGGCCGGGTTGCCCGGGATCTCCGCATCCGGAAGCACCAGGCCCTGACTCCCCGGGAGATGGCAAGAACCTGCAAGGGAAAAGCATATTGCGGAACCTTTGCCCGGTTCACCGCTGCATACGAGCGGATCCGGTATGGCAGGCAGCATGAGGACAAAGACCGGACCGTATTCGAGACCGCAGCCGAGCTTACGGACGAACAGACCGGAGGGGAGAACCATTAG
- a CDS encoding MoxR family ATPase produces the protein MNNTDLEKTIADITRMSARDGKAEMPDTADAPEIPRLSASELKKEVADISRISAEIHEKLNTFIVGNRQIIDLILISLLNEGHILVEGVPGTAKTTIAKSIAQITGCGFNRIQGAVDIQPADMLGVRIYDTHKKEFVLRKGPVFTNFLLVDEINRINPKAQSAFIEAMSERQVTLDGITLPMQSPFFVIATQNPHEFEGTFPLIEVQRDRFMLSIRSDYLSAEDELNIIRRANSGQLHWDTFSQSITPLLSPQTIKHHIKIVRQIAIEEPVLQYICDLIVATRTHPDVELGGSTRASLALVSGGKTMAALNNRTYVIPDDIKQIAQPTLAHRIILNRDAQVEGITRGQVLEEILSKVEVL, from the coding sequence ATGAATAATACCGATCTTGAAAAAACAATAGCCGACATCACAAGGATGTCTGCGCGGGATGGAAAAGCAGAGATGCCGGATACCGCAGATGCGCCGGAGATACCCCGGCTTTCGGCATCTGAACTGAAAAAAGAAGTAGCGGACATATCCCGGATTTCTGCCGAGATCCATGAGAAACTCAATACGTTTATTGTCGGAAACCGGCAGATCATCGACCTGATCCTCATCTCGCTCCTGAATGAGGGGCATATTCTTGTCGAAGGAGTTCCCGGAACCGCAAAGACCACGATAGCAAAATCCATTGCCCAGATCACCGGCTGCGGGTTCAACCGTATCCAGGGTGCAGTCGACATCCAGCCTGCCGATATGCTCGGGGTGAGGATCTACGATACCCATAAAAAAGAATTCGTCCTGAGAAAAGGACCCGTTTTTACCAATTTCCTGCTCGTCGATGAAATCAACCGTATCAATCCCAAGGCCCAGAGCGCATTCATCGAGGCCATGAGCGAGCGGCAGGTTACGCTCGACGGTATCACGCTCCCGATGCAGTCGCCGTTCTTCGTGATTGCCACCCAGAACCCCCATGAATTCGAAGGCACATTTCCCTTGATCGAAGTGCAGCGGGACCGGTTCATGCTCAGTATCCGGTCGGATTACCTGAGTGCGGAAGATGAACTCAATATCATAAGGCGGGCAAACTCCGGCCAGCTCCACTGGGATACCTTCTCGCAATCCATCACCCCCCTCCTCTCCCCGCAGACCATCAAGCACCATATCAAAATCGTACGGCAGATAGCAATAGAAGAGCCGGTCCTCCAGTATATCTGCGACCTGATTGTTGCAACCCGGACCCACCCGGACGTCGAGCTGGGCGGATCCACCCGTGCCTCGCTTGCCCTTGTCAGCGGCGGGAAAACCATGGCGGCCCTCAACAACCGCACGTACGTGATTCCCGACGATATCAAGCAGATCGCCCAGCCAACGCTTGCCCACCGCATCATCCTCAACCGGGACGCCCAGGTGGAAGGAATCACCCGGGGGCAGGTTCTGGAAGAGATCCTCTCGAAAGTCGAGGTGCTCTGA
- a CDS encoding metal-dependent hydrolase: protein MFFFFHLLTGIIIGFLIADILNDRRWVLPCAIGSVLPDIIDKPLGLVIFPTTIGDGRIFTHTLLIAIIILALGIFFWSRMQDPSVLALGIGILSHQVLDLMWLNPANWYYPFLGPFKGGLADNYIWVLLSGEIQNSFDVGLAFIIAGILLIALFYKEFAEGIKRNRRSASTLFAFFALVLCAISGICIGWGIGQHRILWVGWSRTEEVIIGGIVLALAALLLWRWKTAVQKE from the coding sequence ATGTTCTTCTTCTTCCACCTGCTCACCGGCATCATCATCGGGTTTCTCATAGCAGATATTCTCAACGATCGCCGCTGGGTCCTGCCGTGTGCTATCGGTTCGGTACTGCCGGATATTATCGACAAGCCCCTGGGCCTCGTCATCTTTCCGACAACAATCGGCGACGGACGCATCTTCACCCACACGTTGTTGATCGCAATCATTATCCTGGCACTCGGTATTTTTTTCTGGAGCCGGATGCAGGACCCGTCCGTTCTTGCGCTTGGCATTGGAATTCTTTCCCACCAGGTTCTCGACCTGATGTGGCTCAATCCTGCGAACTGGTATTACCCGTTCCTTGGACCATTCAAAGGAGGGCTTGCCGACAATTATATCTGGGTTCTGTTATCGGGAGAGATCCAGAACTCGTTTGATGTCGGGCTTGCTTTCATCATCGCCGGTATCCTACTCATCGCACTCTTTTACAAAGAATTTGCTGAGGGTATCAAAAGAAACCGAAGGAGTGCATCCACTCTGTTTGCATTCTTTGCTCTCGTGCTCTGTGCCATATCGGGCATCTGCATTGGATGGGGCATCGGGCAGCACAGGATACTCTGGGTCGGTTGGAGCAGGACGGAAGAAGTGATCATCGGGGGGATTGTCTTGGCTCTCGCAGCATTATTGCTCTGGCGATGGAAGACTGCAGTTCAAAAAGAATGA
- a CDS encoding DUF58 domain-containing protein, with protein MRRCTQGISLLCLVLVSVSLVLDDLSILLAAAILAAGIAGQYVLFGYRMREMVSSIQFHRTLSRDQVRRGMAVDVTTTVAFQVPPRMKVTISDLFPSQTNFVNGVTGITAWPDPAVQNCTFNYTIVPVIHGSHPFSGIRVDLRDLFFEDTMTLSRESDCRPVLLVQPTGLFAPPNSDMGDGMLDLRKSSTWSGADVHSLRDYVVGDDLRHVDWKVSAKYEKLVIRKYTAPMSHPPLVIVDIPWNGSPYPEKAFNQMIAEVTGMVRHTLQTYQQVSVLMISGPNIIHLIREERSLPRCLSDLREWMHPAERPVHFYHTPDRSDLRSHIRVIENILPDETDPLKITFFEQLRNRYERVLENMRNPAFTGQVARALAQIAFSEAYLFSLECGDTSHIRHVVRPLRARNIIVHTRMIHALPDDPEAGPESPQAAGQGAPA; from the coding sequence ATGCGGCGCTGTACCCAGGGCATATCCTTGTTATGCCTCGTGCTCGTATCGGTCTCGCTTGTCCTGGATGATCTCTCAATCCTCCTTGCAGCAGCAATCCTTGCCGCCGGTATCGCAGGACAATACGTCCTGTTCGGGTACCGCATGCGGGAGATGGTGAGTTCGATCCAATTTCACCGGACGCTGAGCCGCGACCAGGTCCGGAGAGGTATGGCAGTCGATGTAACAACGACTGTCGCATTCCAGGTCCCCCCTCGGATGAAGGTTACCATCTCCGACCTGTTCCCATCCCAGACGAATTTCGTCAATGGCGTAACCGGGATCACGGCCTGGCCGGATCCGGCAGTGCAGAACTGCACGTTCAACTACACGATCGTTCCGGTCATCCATGGTTCGCACCCGTTTTCCGGGATACGGGTTGACCTGAGGGATCTCTTCTTTGAAGATACCATGACCCTGTCCCGGGAGAGCGACTGCAGACCGGTGCTTCTTGTCCAGCCCACGGGACTGTTCGCACCGCCCAACTCCGACATGGGCGACGGGATGCTGGACTTACGGAAGTCCAGCACCTGGAGCGGTGCAGATGTACATTCCCTGCGGGATTATGTTGTCGGGGACGACCTGCGCCACGTGGACTGGAAGGTCTCTGCCAAGTACGAGAAACTGGTTATCCGGAAATATACGGCACCCATGAGCCATCCCCCGCTCGTCATTGTCGACATTCCCTGGAACGGTTCGCCGTACCCGGAAAAAGCCTTCAACCAGATGATAGCGGAAGTCACCGGCATGGTGCGGCACACGCTCCAGACCTACCAGCAGGTCTCGGTCCTCATGATCTCGGGGCCCAACATCATCCACCTGATCCGGGAAGAAAGGAGCCTCCCCCGCTGCCTCAGTGATCTCCGCGAATGGATGCATCCCGCAGAACGCCCGGTCCATTTCTACCACACGCCGGACAGGTCGGATCTCCGGTCACATATCCGGGTAATTGAAAATATCCTGCCGGATGAGACCGATCCGCTGAAGATAACCTTTTTCGAACAACTCCGCAACCGGTATGAACGTGTTCTTGAGAACATGCGGAACCCGGCATTTACCGGGCAGGTTGCCCGGGCCCTTGCCCAGATCGCGTTCTCCGAAGCTTACCTCTTCTCGCTCGAGTGCGGCGACACCAGCCATATCCGGCATGTTGTGCGGCCTCTGCGTGCAAGAAATATCATCGTGCATACCCGGATGATCCATGCTCTTCCGGACGACCCTGAAGCCGGGCCGGAATCTCCTCAGGCCGCAGGCCAGGGGGCCCCTGCATGA